In the Ascochyta rabiei chromosome 17, complete sequence genome, one interval contains:
- a CDS encoding Tyrosinase, giving the protein MAYFSKPQSLTTMLFALFAFLHFTVALQHGSHHHRARHSADAVIKRQMDEIADSLVARQSSGFTAVTGVCNTNTGSDGACNSNGRVSAPRLEIRQLKQNADQWNLYLLGMERFQAKDKNDRLSYYQVVGVHGRPFTTWNNFPTPLLNQAGFCPHAQTLFGSWHRPYLALFEQAWYQNVQEVIKTFPAGQQSRWNQAAATLRMPYWDWAQDPGAGGATVPTLIRDQTVTVTKPSGTVSIPNPLYSYSWGNTLPTEMGGGPWNNFPSTLRRPVASPTRSNNNEMNARFNSMRVSLRDRVFALFSSKQAWGAASTSQIGVRTDLSGSGVDSFESVHDAVHNTAGGETGGHMYYLDISSFDPIFWLHHTNIDRLLAMYQLIVPNTYVANGNINHPMAQWQQGEAKNSYTPLKPFTKNTKGDYFTSQDVKETRVLGYYYPETSDRSYSQVARAVTSLYGAGSRTLTKRDNETTAETGQYLGRPLKEGDYHHVLSVVANKYAMEGSYTVHCFIGKPGSNSTSHSTAPYSNATAPYPVSNSTAPYINGTDSEADYDPSTDYTQDPNYVGAYGVLGGSMAGGGNATYPVMTEGALPLTSCLQGKEAEGSLKSLHPDDVEPYLAENLYYKVVGVKGELNPDDIPDFHVYAKCTKVTPAASDDELPDLSAPYQKLPKATENKPAGKPFTYTPTPFDIPLPEGDEYNEPTVGNSGSTSPSYPGAGVFPYPTLPWEEQGYCVSKQTIEYVDQDGNFLYSEM; this is encoded by the exons ATGGCATACTTCAGCAAGCCCCAGAGCTTGACCACCATGCTGTTTGCCTTGTTTGCTTTCCTGCACTTCACAGTCGCGCTCCAGCACGGatcccaccaccaccgcgcTCGCCACTCCGCAGACGCCGTCATCAAGAGGCAGATGGACGAGATCGCTGACAGCCTGGTTGCCCGTCAGTCGAGTGGATTCACCGCCGTCACCGGCGTCTGCAACACGAACACCGGCAGCGATGGCGCCTGCAACAGCAACGGCCGTGTCTCGGCGCCCCGTCTCGAGATCCGCCAGCTGAAGCAGAACGCCGACCAGTGGAATCTGTACCTCCTCGGCATGGAGAGGTTCCAGGCAAAGGACAAGAACGACAGGCTCTCGTACTACCAGGTCGTCGGTGTCCACGGCCGTCCCTTCACCACATGGAACAACTTCCCCACTCCGCTGCTCAACCAGGCTGGCTTCTGCCCCCACGCACAGACCCTCTTCGGTTCCTGGCACAGGCCGTACCTGGCCCTCTTCGAG CAAGCCTGGTACCAGAACGTCCAGGAGGTCATCAAGACCTTCCCCGCCGGCCAGCAGAGCCGGTGGAACCAAGCTGCGGCCACGCTGCGCATGCCCTACTGGGACTGGGCGCAGGACCCCGGCGCTGGCGGCGCCACTGTGCCCACCTTGATCCGCGACCAgaccgtcaccgtcaccaAGCCTTCTGGAACAGTCTCCATCCCCAACCCTCTCTACTCGTACAGCTGGGGTAACACTCTGCCTACGGAGATGGGTGGTGGCCCGTGGAACAACTTCCCCAGCACGCTCCGTCGCCCGGTTGCCAGCCCGACccgcagcaacaacaacgagATGAACGCCCGCTTCAATTCGATGCGCGTCTCTCTCCGCGACCGCGTCTTTGCTCTCTTCTCCAGCAAGCAGGCCTGGGGTGCCGCCTCCACCTCCCAGATTGGTGTCCGTACCGATCTCTCCGGCAGCGGTGTCGACAGCTTCGAGTCCGTCCACGACGCCGTCCACAACACCGCCGGCGGTGAGACGGGTGGCCACATGTACTACCTCGACATCTCTTCTTTTGACCCCATTTTCTGGCTCCACCACACCAACATCGACCGTCTGCTTGCCATGTACCAGCTCATCGTGCCCAACACGTACGTCGCCAACGGCAACATCAACCACCCCATGGCCCAGTGGCAGCAGGGCGAGGCCAAGAACAGCTACACGCCCCTCAAGCCCTTCACCAAGAACACCAAGGGCGACTACTTCACCTCCCAGGATGTCAAGGAGACGCGTGTCCTGGGATACTACTACCCCGAGACCAGCGACCGCTCCTACTCGCAGGTGGCTCGCGCCGTCACCAGCCTCTACGGCGCCGGTTCCAGGACGCTTACCAAGCGCGATAACGAGACCACCGCTGAGACTGGCCAGTACCTTGGCCGTCCTCTCAAGGAGGGTGACTACCACCACGTTCTCTCTGTTGTCGCCAACAAGTACGCGATGGAGGGTTCGTACACTGTCCACTGCTTCATCGGCAAGCCCGGCTCCAACTCGACCTCCCACTCGACTGCCCCCTACTCCAACGCGACCGCTCCCTACCCAGTCTCCAACTCGACCGCCCCGTACATCAACGGCACTGACTCGGAGGCTGACTACGACCCGTCGACCGACTACACCCAGGACCCCAACTATGTCGGTGCTTACGGTGTTCTCGGCGGCTCCATGGCTGGTGGCGGCAACGCCACCTACCCCGTCATGACCGAGGGCGCTCTTCCCCTAACCAGCTGCCTTCAGGGCAAGGAAGCCGAGGGCAGCCTCAAGTCACTCCACCCCGACGACGTCGAGCCCTACCTTGCGGAGAACCTCTACTACAAGGTGGTCGGCGTCAAGGGCGAGCTGAACCCGGACGACATCCCCGACTTCCACGTCTACGCAAAGTGCACAAAGGTTACGCCCGCCGCCTCGGACGACGAACTCCCCGACCTCAGCGCCCCGTACCAGAAGCTGCCCAAGGCCACCGAGAACAAGCCTGCCGGCAAGCCCTTCACCTACACACCTACGCCCTTTGACATCCCGCTCCCCGAGGGCGACGAGTACAACGAGCCCACGGTTGGCAACAGCGGCTCCACCTCGCCTTCCTACCCCGGCGCGGGTGTCTTCCCGTACCCGACGCTGCCGTGGGAGGAGCAGGGTTACTGCGTCTCCAAGCAGACGATTGAGTATGTGGACCAGGATGGCAACTTTTTGTACTCTGAGATGTAG